The Mytilus galloprovincialis chromosome 2, xbMytGall1.hap1.1, whole genome shotgun sequence genome has a window encoding:
- the LOC143063359 gene encoding perlucin-like, protein MKKTWNEAKEFCETWGGRLATVSSISENEYMIRRLGDATSIWLGGTDLKSEGTWVWNNYSQEETEKLIQPTFWGPNQPNNYYQDQHCLAFFKFYNDGYAWDDDQCHLQFQFMCEK, encoded by the exons ATGAAGAAGACATGGAATGAAGCTAAG GAGTTTTGTGAGACATGGGGAGGAAGATTGGCGACAGTTTCAAGTATTTCTGAGAATGAGTATATGATCAGACGGCTTGGTG ATGCAACCTCAATATGGCTAGGAGGAACCGACTTGAAATCTGAAGGTACATGGGTGTGGAACAATTATTCGCAAGAAGAAACAGAAAAGCTGATTCAACCAACTTTTTGGGGACCGAACCAACCAAACAATTATTATCAAGATCAACACTGCCTGGCATTCTTTAAGTTTTATAATGACGGCTATGCATGGGATGATGACCAATGCCACCTACAATTTCAATTTATGTGTGAGAAGTGA